A window of Thermovirga sp. genomic DNA:
CTCAGGCACCTTCACCTGATACGGTCATCACCAAGGGAGCGCCGAGACCGCCTATGTCGACTTCCACCCTGTCGCCGGGAAATATCTCCCCTACCCCCTCGGGCGTGCCCGTCAAAATCACGTCCCCCGCTTCCAGGGTCATGA
This region includes:
- a CDS encoding 4-hydroxyphenylacetate isomerase, translating into MTLEAGDVILTGTPEGVGEIFPGDRVEVDIGGLGAPLVMTVSGEGA